A single genomic interval of Spirosoma taeanense harbors:
- a CDS encoding META domain-containing protein: MRFLLFGLLLFVTACRRPSRQLAATLTPLNKPTEATTQTPTPSLPDFSRNLRAGDELVALGNDPDWSMTINPTQGLRFKSFNGDSVLSNVPQRLNDSDGSFRFNVDLSDSAGRIRVLFRPDSCVDNASGYRFDYRVEVDVHGKSYLGCGVSLRQITLLQDTWVLTSFQNHTVTAGGPRNELPRLEISLTNQRVTGTTGCNRLSGKVQSDSRQIRFGPLVTTKMACAGETGRFEGDFLEALSQPLTYRVGEGNLILLQDGKPLMTFRKTD; encoded by the coding sequence ATGCGCTTTCTCCTGTTTGGCCTCCTGCTGTTCGTTACAGCCTGCCGTCGTCCGTCGCGCCAGCTGGCCGCTACGCTTACCCCGCTCAATAAGCCAACTGAAGCGACCACCCAGACGCCAACACCCAGCCTGCCCGATTTCAGCCGTAACCTCCGGGCGGGCGATGAGCTTGTTGCGCTGGGTAACGACCCTGACTGGTCAATGACCATCAATCCAACCCAGGGACTTCGGTTTAAATCGTTCAACGGCGACAGTGTTCTATCGAATGTACCACAGCGGTTAAACGATTCCGACGGTTCTTTCCGCTTCAATGTTGACCTGAGTGACTCCGCCGGACGCATCAGAGTGCTGTTCAGACCCGACAGCTGCGTGGACAATGCGTCGGGGTATCGGTTCGATTACCGCGTGGAAGTAGACGTACACGGTAAAAGTTATCTCGGCTGTGGCGTATCGCTCCGACAGATTACTCTGCTGCAGGACACGTGGGTGCTGACCAGTTTTCAGAATCATACCGTAACGGCTGGCGGCCCGCGGAATGAGTTGCCCCGCCTTGAAATTTCATTGACCAATCAGCGCGTAACTGGCACAACCGGCTGTAACCGGCTCAGCGGAAAGGTGCAGTCCGACAGTCGGCAAATTCGGTTTGGACCGCTGGTAACGACCAAAATGGCCTGCGCGGGCGAAACGGGTCGTTTTGAAGGCGATTTTCTGGAGGCTCTGAGCCAGCCGCTAACCTACCGTGTTGGCGAGGGCAATCTCATCTTGCTGCAGGACGGCAAACCACTTATGACGTTCCGAAAAACCGACTGA
- a CDS encoding sulfatase-like hydrolase/transferase, giving the protein MRYRSALFLLLLAVAGLASGWLPLSEDLAPAPDRPNILWISCEDMSPRLASYGDSTISTPNISRLAREGVRYTNVFCTAGVCAPSRNAIITGMYQTSTGGHNMRTLNNTYPEKTGLPKEYSIVMPPDVKAFPEYLRAAGYYTTNNDKTDYQFEAPPTVWDEVSKKAHWRNRSPDQPFFAVFNSVVTHESQVWMRKDLPLRANPAQLHVPPYYPDTKTVRQDMARFYSNIRDMDDWVGQLLDELEADGQLDKTIIFFWSDHGDGLPFVKREIYDRGLRVPLLVRFPDGRFAGTTREELVSMIDLAPAVLTLAGIKPPDYMQGNAFLNLKTGKRPASIQPHRYVFAARDRLDSEYDRVRTVHDGRYQYIRNFFPQKPLYMDIDYRKQQPMMAELLRLRDAGALNPTQMLWFQKTKPVEELYDLKTDPYELTNLATQPAYSQHLRRLRQEMDRWLTDTKDLGAIPEKELVRQWWHGQDTPPTTASPQMIWSGNKLTLSCSTPGASLAYKPAGAGSGWRVYTGPVTLPPGQSITAVAMRIGYQKSSEVSSTSK; this is encoded by the coding sequence ATGCGTTACCGTTCTGCTCTCTTTTTACTGCTGTTAGCCGTTGCCGGACTGGCCTCGGGCTGGCTTCCCCTTTCTGAAGATTTAGCCCCGGCTCCCGACCGCCCCAACATTCTCTGGATTTCCTGCGAAGATATGTCGCCCCGGTTGGCGAGTTATGGCGATTCAACCATCAGCACGCCCAATATCAGTCGGCTGGCGCGGGAGGGTGTTCGCTACACAAACGTCTTCTGCACGGCCGGTGTATGTGCACCAAGCCGCAACGCCATCATTACGGGCATGTACCAGACCAGCACCGGCGGTCACAATATGCGCACGCTCAACAACACCTATCCCGAAAAAACTGGCCTGCCAAAGGAATACTCTATTGTGATGCCGCCTGATGTAAAAGCGTTTCCAGAATATTTGCGGGCGGCCGGGTATTATACCACCAATAACGACAAAACCGATTACCAGTTTGAAGCGCCCCCAACGGTCTGGGACGAAGTCAGCAAAAAGGCGCACTGGCGCAATCGCAGCCCGGACCAACCGTTTTTTGCGGTATTCAACAGCGTCGTTACGCATGAATCGCAGGTATGGATGCGGAAAGACCTACCGCTTCGGGCTAATCCGGCTCAGCTACATGTACCGCCTTATTATCCGGATACGAAGACCGTTCGGCAGGATATGGCCCGGTTTTACAGCAACATTCGGGATATGGACGATTGGGTGGGCCAGCTGCTCGACGAGCTGGAAGCGGATGGCCAGCTTGATAAAACGATCATTTTCTTCTGGTCCGACCACGGCGATGGCCTTCCGTTCGTCAAACGTGAGATCTATGACCGGGGTCTGCGGGTGCCGCTGCTTGTGCGGTTTCCAGACGGCCGTTTTGCCGGAACCACCCGCGAGGAACTTGTTTCGATGATCGACCTTGCTCCAGCCGTCCTGACGCTGGCCGGTATCAAGCCGCCGGATTATATGCAGGGAAACGCTTTTCTAAACCTAAAAACGGGAAAGCGGCCCGCCAGTATTCAGCCGCATCGGTACGTCTTTGCGGCCCGCGACCGGCTGGATTCAGAGTACGACCGCGTGCGGACGGTTCATGACGGACGCTACCAGTACATCCGTAATTTCTTTCCTCAGAAACCGCTTTACATGGATATTGACTACCGAAAACAACAGCCGATGATGGCCGAGCTGTTACGGTTACGCGATGCGGGGGCTCTCAACCCGACGCAGATGTTGTGGTTCCAGAAAACCAAACCCGTTGAGGAATTATACGACCTGAAAACCGACCCGTATGAATTAACCAACCTCGCGACGCAGCCTGCATATAGCCAGCATTTACGCCGGTTGCGGCAGGAAATGGATCGCTGGCTGACTGACACTAAAGACCTGGGGGCCATTCCGGAGAAGGAACTTGTGCGGCAGTGGTGGCACGGGCAGGATACACCGCCGACAACCGCGTCTCCACAAATGATTTGGTCGGGCAATAAACTAACGCTGAGCTGTTCGACGCCAGGGGCTTCTCTAGCGTATAAACCAGCAGGTGCCGGTTCAGGCTGGCGGGTCTATACCGGTCCCGTTACCTTGCCACCGGGCCAGAGCATTACGGCTGTAGCCATGCGCATCGGCTACCAGAAAAGTTCTGAAGTAAGCTCTACCAGTAAGTGA
- a CDS encoding LEA type 2 family protein: MKKGWIIALTLLLIGIVGAFIWYSRLKSNAAAEGGPYDNTLKPRLEMSTIDIHNIDDDYIDMDVRMLIDNPLPVGFKASRLNYTVLMANTPIVEDKYEKAIEVKSGDSTYVTLPMRVMIKKLSTVLETLDKKGIDSTTYTVRSTFDLDVPILGNRTFSQTFEKRLPTFYIPKIKVEDIDFGKLGLKRTDVAAKVNIVNKNKFDFSFTDTRYTVSINGKEIAEGYQPEPIVIKKQATTPVVYPITIKPGQTLELLPKMLFDKKDTPFLVTMTSKLIDKSGSVMLNNSKFNTTIRGTLADFKKD, encoded by the coding sequence ATGAAGAAGGGATGGATTATTGCGCTTACACTCCTGCTGATTGGAATCGTCGGAGCTTTTATCTGGTATAGTCGTCTGAAAAGCAATGCCGCAGCCGAAGGTGGGCCGTATGATAACACGCTCAAGCCACGGCTGGAGATGAGCACCATCGACATCCACAACATCGACGATGATTATATCGACATGGATGTCAGGATGTTGATCGACAACCCATTACCCGTAGGCTTTAAGGCAAGTCGACTCAATTACACCGTATTGATGGCCAATACACCTATCGTGGAGGATAAATACGAGAAGGCCATTGAAGTAAAATCTGGCGACAGCACCTACGTAACACTGCCGATGCGGGTAATGATCAAAAAACTGTCGACGGTGCTGGAAACACTTGATAAAAAAGGCATCGACAGTACAACCTATACCGTTCGGAGTACATTCGACCTCGATGTCCCCATTCTTGGCAATCGTACGTTTAGCCAGACCTTTGAAAAGCGGTTACCCACGTTTTACATTCCGAAGATAAAAGTCGAAGACATTGATTTCGGCAAACTGGGCTTAAAGCGAACCGACGTAGCGGCTAAAGTGAACATCGTCAATAAAAACAAGTTCGACTTCAGTTTTACGGACACGCGTTATACGGTATCGATTAACGGCAAAGAAATTGCGGAAGGGTATCAGCCAGAGCCCATCGTTATCAAAAAGCAGGCCACTACGCCCGTGGTATATCCTATCACGATCAAGCCGGGCCAGACGCTGGAATTGTTGCCGAAAATGTTGTTCGATAAAAAAGACACCCCTTTTCTGGTAACCATGACTAGTAAACTTATCGATAAAAGCGGGAGCGTAATGCTTAATAATAGTAAATTCAACACCACCATTCGGGGCACGCTTGCCGACTTCAAAAAAGATTAA
- a CDS encoding glycosyl hydrolase has translation MKKRFVKGLALGLLVSAYGQSQAQTKTTDPLLKNFMTTNEAARPRVWWHWMNGNITKDGIRKDLLWMHRSGIGGFQNFDAGLTTPQIVSKRLTYMTPEWQDAFRYTTKLADSLKLEMAIAGSPGWSESGGPWVEPKDGMKKIVWSEMRVKGGQPFNGQLPKPPNTTGDFQNLPLLPGFGAAGPVTPAAEYYGDIAVIAYRLPAADIALDDLKPTITSSGGSFNLAQLTDGDLATTTLLPSDTVKGYAWIQYEFTQPQTIKAVSVVGGGTFMGFGVPPASEDRILEASDDGVNFRRIDVIPISTLRQLTISIPATTAKYFRVTFKNPPPPINFGALMGGRREAPKPPAGTGIAELVLHPAARINHAEEKAGYAAGVNLSKYPTPAASDVVAEADVVDLTSKLTTDGTLNWTIPSGNWKIVRFGYSLTGKLNHPASPEATGLEVNKLDGEAVKRYFENYLDQYKNATGGLMGAKGLQYMVTDSYESGQENWTPKMAEEFQKRRGYSLRLWMPVLTGAVIKSVEASEQFLWDFRKTIGELIVENHYDQLTDILAKRGMKRYTESHENGRVFIVDGMEVKRTAAVPMSAMWTPGPGGSTLSMAEADIRESASVAHIYGQNLVAAESLTAIGFGPNGAWSYSPEKLKPTADLELANGLNRFVIHTSAHQPVDDKIPGLGLGPFGQWFNRHETWAPQAKVWTDYLARSSYMLQQGKFVADVVYYYGEDNNVTFLFGQKMPAIPAGYNFDFINADALVNLLQVKEGRLVTPSGMRYRVMALDSNSRQMTLKVARKLRDLVKAGAVVVGPKPTGTPSLNDDKAEFNAIVNELWSANGSAAAGKVRGQSLQAVLSDLNVAPDFTYAKPQATTELRFVHRTLPGADVFWVNNRNNRVEDLQARFRVSGKEAEVWHPETGKVEKVSYSSANGITTVPLHLEPADAVFVVFKNTTTQASYTAPQRVTKELMTLDGPWNVSFQPNRGAPAQATFTQLASFTDNSNAGIKYFSGTATYTKRVNVPANMLAGGRQVMLDLGDVKNLAEVTVNGKSLGTVWKAPFKLDVGNALKAGENVIEVKVTNLWVNRLIGDAQPGVTSKITYTALPFYQADSKLLPSGLLGPVKLIAASVESN, from the coding sequence ATGAAAAAACGTTTTGTAAAAGGACTCGCACTCGGGCTGCTCGTATCCGCCTACGGCCAAAGCCAGGCGCAGACGAAAACCACCGACCCGCTGTTGAAAAATTTCATGACCACCAACGAGGCCGCGAGGCCCCGGGTGTGGTGGCACTGGATGAACGGCAATATCACGAAAGATGGGATTCGCAAAGACCTTTTGTGGATGCACCGCTCCGGCATTGGTGGTTTCCAGAATTTTGATGCGGGCCTCACCACCCCGCAGATCGTCAGCAAGCGCCTGACTTACATGACCCCGGAGTGGCAGGATGCGTTCCGCTATACCACCAAACTGGCCGATTCCTTAAAGCTGGAGATGGCCATTGCCGGTTCGCCCGGCTGGAGCGAAAGTGGTGGGCCGTGGGTAGAGCCCAAAGACGGGATGAAGAAAATTGTCTGGAGCGAAATGCGGGTAAAAGGCGGGCAGCCCTTCAACGGCCAGTTACCCAAGCCGCCCAACACAACCGGCGACTTTCAGAATCTGCCCCTACTACCGGGCTTCGGTGCTGCCGGGCCGGTTACCCCGGCGGCCGAGTATTACGGCGATATTGCCGTGATTGCTTACCGGCTGCCAGCCGCCGACATAGCTCTGGATGACCTGAAACCAACAATTACCTCGAGCGGTGGCAGCTTTAATTTGGCTCAGCTAACCGACGGTGACCTGGCTACTACGACGCTGCTGCCATCCGACACGGTAAAGGGATACGCCTGGATACAGTACGAATTTACCCAGCCGCAAACGATCAAAGCCGTATCGGTGGTGGGTGGTGGAACCTTCATGGGGTTTGGCGTGCCTCCGGCCAGCGAGGATCGTATTCTCGAAGCGAGCGATGATGGCGTGAATTTTCGTCGGATAGACGTTATTCCAATCAGTACGCTGCGGCAGCTGACCATCAGCATTCCGGCAACAACCGCTAAATACTTTCGGGTAACCTTTAAGAACCCGCCACCACCCATCAACTTTGGGGCATTGATGGGTGGAAGACGGGAAGCTCCCAAGCCCCCGGCCGGAACGGGTATTGCTGAACTGGTACTTCATCCGGCGGCACGAATCAACCACGCAGAGGAAAAAGCGGGATATGCTGCCGGCGTCAATCTGAGTAAATACCCTACGCCAGCAGCCAGCGATGTCGTGGCCGAAGCAGACGTTGTGGATTTGACCAGTAAACTGACGACCGACGGTACTCTGAACTGGACTATACCGTCTGGCAACTGGAAAATTGTGCGGTTTGGCTATTCCCTTACGGGTAAGCTAAACCATCCGGCCTCACCCGAAGCGACGGGACTGGAAGTTAACAAGCTGGATGGCGAAGCCGTGAAACGGTACTTCGAAAACTACCTGGATCAATACAAGAACGCCACCGGTGGGTTGATGGGCGCCAAGGGGCTGCAGTACATGGTTACCGATAGCTACGAATCGGGGCAGGAAAACTGGACGCCGAAAATGGCCGAAGAATTCCAGAAGCGTCGTGGCTACAGCCTACGGCTCTGGATGCCGGTATTAACCGGAGCCGTCATTAAAAGCGTGGAAGCCAGCGAGCAGTTTCTATGGGATTTTCGCAAAACGATCGGCGAGCTTATTGTGGAGAACCATTACGACCAATTGACCGACATTCTGGCTAAGCGTGGCATGAAGCGCTACACCGAATCGCACGAAAACGGCCGGGTGTTTATCGTCGATGGGATGGAAGTGAAGCGGACGGCCGCGGTGCCCATGTCGGCCATGTGGACACCAGGCCCGGGCGGCTCTACATTGAGTATGGCGGAAGCGGATATTCGCGAGTCGGCATCTGTCGCGCATATCTACGGCCAGAATCTGGTAGCGGCCGAGTCGTTGACCGCCATTGGTTTTGGACCCAATGGTGCCTGGTCGTATTCCCCAGAAAAGCTGAAACCTACGGCTGATCTGGAGCTGGCCAACGGCCTGAACCGATTTGTCATTCACACGTCGGCCCACCAGCCGGTCGATGACAAGATTCCCGGCTTAGGGCTTGGACCTTTCGGGCAGTGGTTCAACCGGCATGAAACCTGGGCTCCGCAGGCGAAAGTCTGGACGGATTACCTGGCCCGTAGCAGCTACATGCTTCAGCAGGGTAAATTCGTGGCCGATGTAGTGTACTACTACGGCGAAGACAATAACGTTACGTTCCTGTTCGGTCAGAAGATGCCCGCTATTCCCGCTGGTTACAACTTCGACTTTATCAATGCCGATGCGCTGGTCAACCTGCTCCAGGTCAAAGAGGGCAGGCTCGTTACCCCCAGCGGTATGCGCTATCGGGTAATGGCTCTGGATTCCAACAGCCGTCAGATGACCTTGAAGGTAGCCCGTAAACTGCGCGATCTAGTGAAAGCCGGGGCCGTTGTGGTTGGTCCGAAGCCCACTGGCACGCCCAGTCTGAACGACGACAAAGCTGAGTTTAACGCCATCGTCAATGAACTGTGGTCGGCCAACGGGAGCGCAGCAGCCGGTAAAGTACGTGGACAATCCCTGCAGGCCGTGCTCAGCGACCTGAACGTAGCCCCTGATTTTACGTATGCAAAACCGCAGGCTACTACCGAACTACGGTTTGTGCACCGTACGCTGCCGGGTGCTGATGTGTTCTGGGTAAACAACCGGAACAACCGGGTCGAGGATTTGCAGGCCCGCTTCCGCGTCAGCGGCAAAGAAGCCGAAGTGTGGCATCCCGAAACCGGTAAGGTCGAGAAAGTAAGCTACTCGTCTGCAAACGGCATTACCACCGTTCCTCTGCACCTGGAACCTGCCGATGCAGTGTTTGTCGTGTTCAAAAACACCACTACGCAGGCAAGTTATACCGCTCCGCAGCGCGTAACGAAGGAATTGATGACGCTTGACGGGCCCTGGAACGTAAGCTTTCAACCCAACCGGGGTGCACCTGCACAGGCTACGTTTACCCAACTGGCTTCCTTCACGGACAACAGCAATGCCGGTATCAAATACTTCTCGGGAACGGCTACCTACACCAAGCGGGTCAACGTACCGGCTAACATGCTGGCCGGTGGCAGACAGGTGATGCTTGACCTGGGCGACGTAAAGAATCTGGCCGAAGTGACAGTAAACGGAAAGTCGCTGGGTACAGTCTGGAAGGCACCCTTCAAACTGGATGTGGGTAATGCCCTGAAAGCGGGGGAGAACGTCATTGAGGTAAAGGTTACCAACCTGTGGGTGAACCGCCTGATTGGCGATGCGCAGCCCGGTGTAACCAGCAAGATTACGTACACAGCTTTGCCATTTTATCAGGCAGACTCGAAGTTGTTGCCTTCGGGTTTATTAGGGCCGGTTAAGCTGATCGCGGCATCCGTGGAAAGTAACTAG
- a CDS encoding dihydrolipoyl dehydrogenase family protein: MKSQYDLIAIGAGSAGLGVSIAMKRLGFEVLLIDRYDQRIGGDCLNDGCVPSKALIHVSRMMHNARRTQPFGWTAEGATDLAAVMQYVRERQDIIRAHENAAYLREAEKLDVALGTASFVGKQEIEVRPTNGGPPERTSARNIILCTGSKPRQLDVEGIDRVNVYTNENIFTLKQLPQRLLVIGAGPIGIEMAQAFQRFGSQVTVVGSEARILDKELPEVSDLLQKRLAEEGIEFKLKSRVNAFRDAHIAEVESAEGRVELVQFDVVLVAIGRTFNYDDLNLAAAGIDLDDQGRLKLNDYLQTTNTHVFAAGDAAAGAPAGQRLFSHAAELHVSTLISNLITPGRVLDKKLTYDYFSWVTFTDPEVATFGLLDDELKKRSIGYERLEYDFAHDDRAIIEDYEYARMILFTEPKGINPFGTKILGGTIIAPNAGELVQELILAIQHKLTAGDFFNKIYPYPTASRVNKSVWVDHISDNLPGIVKKAVKWLY, translated from the coding sequence ATGAAATCACAGTATGATCTGATTGCCATTGGAGCCGGTTCGGCTGGCTTAGGTGTTTCTATTGCCATGAAGCGGCTCGGCTTTGAGGTCCTGCTCATTGACCGATACGACCAACGCATTGGGGGTGACTGTTTGAACGACGGCTGTGTGCCGAGTAAAGCATTAATCCACGTAAGCCGGATGATGCACAACGCTCGTCGGACGCAGCCGTTTGGCTGGACAGCCGAGGGTGCTACCGACCTGGCTGCCGTGATGCAGTACGTACGGGAGCGGCAGGACATTATCCGGGCGCATGAAAATGCCGCGTACCTGCGCGAAGCCGAAAAACTGGACGTAGCGCTGGGCACAGCCTCATTCGTCGGTAAACAGGAAATCGAAGTTCGCCCGACTAACGGCGGACCCCCCGAACGGACATCGGCCAGGAATATCATTCTCTGTACCGGATCGAAACCCCGGCAGCTCGACGTGGAGGGGATTGACCGGGTTAACGTTTATACCAACGAAAACATCTTTACGCTCAAACAACTACCACAGCGTCTGCTGGTCATTGGAGCCGGTCCCATTGGCATAGAAATGGCTCAGGCTTTCCAGCGTTTTGGCAGCCAGGTAACGGTGGTTGGTAGCGAAGCACGAATTCTGGATAAGGAGTTGCCCGAGGTATCTGACCTGCTCCAGAAACGTCTTGCCGAAGAAGGAATTGAGTTTAAGCTGAAAAGCCGGGTCAACGCATTTCGCGATGCCCATATCGCCGAAGTCGAATCCGCTGAGGGTAGGGTAGAACTCGTTCAGTTCGACGTAGTGCTGGTCGCTATTGGCCGAACCTTCAACTACGATGACCTGAACCTGGCGGCTGCCGGTATTGACCTGGATGACCAAGGCCGGCTTAAGCTGAATGATTATCTGCAAACCACCAACACCCACGTTTTTGCTGCGGGCGACGCGGCAGCCGGTGCGCCAGCCGGTCAGCGCCTGTTTTCTCACGCGGCCGAACTGCATGTTTCGACCCTGATCAGCAATCTGATTACGCCCGGCCGGGTGCTGGACAAAAAACTGACCTACGATTATTTCTCCTGGGTCACCTTCACCGATCCTGAAGTCGCAACGTTCGGGCTGCTGGACGATGAGCTAAAGAAACGCAGCATCGGCTACGAGCGACTGGAGTATGACTTTGCCCACGACGACCGGGCCATCATTGAAGACTATGAATACGCCCGGATGATTCTGTTCACCGAACCGAAAGGAATCAATCCGTTCGGGACAAAAATTCTGGGCGGCACCATCATCGCGCCGAACGCGGGCGAGCTGGTGCAGGAGTTGATTCTGGCCATTCAGCACAAGCTAACGGCGGGCGATTTCTTTAACAAGATTTACCCCTATCCAACGGCCAGCCGCGTTAACAAATCGGTCTGGGTAGATCACATATCGGACAATCTGCCGGGCATAGTCAAAAAGGCCGTGAAGTGGTTGTACTGA
- a CDS encoding GH35 family beta-galactosidase has translation MRFSTVLLFLQLAGFSLFAQSHKPPHLEKKGNTVQLVVNDKPFLVRGGELHNSTVSGAAYMRPVWAQMKKKHVNTVLAPVYWELIEPQEGKFDFALVDSLIYGARKQNLHLGILWFGAFKTTYSTYVPSWIKTNVEKYPRARNSKGELLPMLSVFSEANLKADAKAFKTLMQHIRQVDEKDQTVIMAQVENEVGIFNNPRDYSDAANKAYDQGVPADLMRYLAANKGKLQPEIDSVWRASGYKTSGSWEEVFGKSQLDEKNPKVFSYFPEELFSVHQYTRFVGQLAGAGKEAYPIPMFVNAWPKAAGFTGVPGKYPSGGPVPHTLDIWRANAPAIDFITPNVYASKQGIYNLVEQYHRPGNPVFIPEIRQGLEPANLALWIYGQHDAMGVAPFGIDATPAEEDPFTKTFAVLEQVQELILQHQGKGTMAGVFVDTTAKSQTFTLPGYSVKADLVVPRVFPGAPPAVKSATLAGGLVFAVGPDEFIAVGRDYELTFTPLTANAQKPQVDVDFMDEGSFVNDKWVTTRRLNGDEGTGGGSIGSFAIKNTRVGMLRFQKNPNGDYSVVRIKFYRY, from the coding sequence ATGCGGTTCTCTACTGTTTTGCTCTTTTTACAGTTAGCCGGTTTTTCTCTTTTTGCCCAAAGTCATAAACCTCCGCATCTGGAGAAAAAAGGAAATACGGTGCAGTTGGTTGTAAACGATAAGCCTTTTTTAGTTCGGGGCGGTGAGCTGCACAATTCAACCGTTTCGGGGGCGGCTTACATGCGGCCGGTATGGGCTCAGATGAAGAAGAAACATGTCAACACGGTTCTGGCACCGGTGTACTGGGAACTGATTGAGCCACAGGAGGGAAAATTTGATTTTGCTCTGGTGGACAGTCTGATCTACGGGGCCAGAAAACAAAATCTGCATCTGGGTATTCTCTGGTTTGGCGCTTTCAAAACTACCTACTCCACCTACGTACCGTCCTGGATCAAGACCAACGTTGAGAAGTATCCAAGGGCCAGAAACAGCAAGGGCGAACTGCTGCCTATGCTATCTGTATTTTCCGAGGCTAATCTGAAAGCCGATGCCAAGGCGTTTAAAACCCTGATGCAGCACATCCGGCAGGTAGACGAAAAAGATCAGACCGTGATTATGGCGCAGGTGGAAAATGAAGTCGGAATCTTCAACAATCCGCGTGACTACAGTGATGCTGCCAACAAGGCGTATGATCAGGGCGTTCCGGCCGACCTGATGCGCTATCTGGCGGCCAACAAAGGAAAGCTGCAACCGGAGATTGACAGTGTATGGCGGGCCAGTGGCTACAAAACATCAGGAAGCTGGGAAGAGGTGTTTGGTAAAAGCCAACTGGATGAGAAGAACCCTAAAGTCTTTTCATATTTCCCCGAAGAACTGTTCTCGGTTCATCAGTACACCAGGTTCGTCGGCCAATTAGCGGGTGCGGGCAAAGAAGCGTATCCGATACCGATGTTCGTAAACGCCTGGCCGAAAGCAGCCGGGTTTACGGGTGTGCCGGGCAAATACCCCAGTGGTGGTCCCGTTCCGCACACCCTGGATATCTGGCGGGCCAATGCGCCCGCAATTGATTTCATTACGCCGAACGTCTACGCATCGAAACAGGGAATTTATAACCTGGTGGAGCAATACCATCGCCCCGGTAATCCGGTGTTTATTCCGGAGATCAGACAGGGACTGGAACCCGCCAATCTGGCTTTGTGGATATACGGTCAGCACGACGCTATGGGTGTGGCTCCCTTCGGGATAGACGCTACGCCGGCCGAAGAGGACCCGTTCACCAAAACCTTTGCCGTTCTGGAGCAGGTGCAGGAACTGATTCTGCAACACCAGGGGAAAGGAACGATGGCTGGCGTATTTGTCGATACAACGGCTAAGTCACAAACGTTTACGTTGCCGGGCTATTCGGTGAAGGCCGACCTGGTGGTACCCAGGGTATTTCCTGGTGCGCCACCCGCCGTCAAAAGCGCTACGCTGGCGGGCGGGCTGGTTTTTGCCGTTGGTCCGGATGAATTCATTGCCGTGGGGAGGGATTACGAGCTTACGTTTACGCCCTTAACCGCAAACGCCCAGAAGCCTCAGGTGGACGTGGACTTCATGGATGAAGGCTCGTTCGTAAACGACAAATGGGTAACCACCCGTCGACTGAACGGCGATGAAGGCACCGGTGGCGGTAGCATTGGCAGCTTTGCGATAAAAAATACGCGAGTTGGCATGCTACGCTTTCAAAAGAATCCGAATGGCGATTACAGCGTTGTCCGCATTAAGTTTTACCGGTACTAA